Proteins from one Aulosira sp. FACHB-615 genomic window:
- a CDS encoding ABC transporter ATP-binding protein, with amino-acid sequence MTKKIRKSKSFQRAATAPNLPDTPFRFICYFVNQFRWWYLVMVLLEIMHATCGIMLPYAIGEIIRSVTRSPNNSQQIFDVIRQPLILFTALSVGEVIFGRAAGLLQTILHPIHRQHIVRSLYAYLQHHSHRYLSSSFAGALAHRIGETSLGVTQTMQMLITEFMSVIVGYIVATILLYRAYPPLAAFVGIWAVLFITISFWLATRCRIYSRKAAAARSETTGIIVDAVTNLSSTRLFARLGFERRYLNEQLKGELKQVRKSNWYSERIRWFQFISAAILKIGTLYYSLTLWSQGAIAAADFVVATSLSLLIISEARNLSRRFLEFFEHIGNIANGVMTIVQPHELIDREQAIACSITQGKIEFRQVNFSYTEDKKVFDNLSITIQPGERVGLVGFSGSGKSTFVNLILRLFDPQSGQILIDGVDIRDMTQDALHGQISLIPQDPSLFHRTLIENIRYGRLDASDEEVVEAARKAYAHDFISQIKEGYNSLVGERGVKLSGGQRQRIAIARVILKDAPILILDEATSSLDSITEKAIQDTLDLAMNGKTVIVVAHRLSTIAHLDRILVFDHGRIVEDGSHAKLLARGGAYYRLWKMQAGGFLPVEANNKNPSDLQIKSL; translated from the coding sequence ATGACGAAAAAGATTAGAAAATCCAAATCTTTTCAACGTGCTGCGACTGCGCCAAATTTACCTGATACACCATTCAGATTTATTTGCTATTTTGTTAACCAGTTTCGCTGGTGGTATTTAGTAATGGTACTTTTGGAAATAATGCACGCAACTTGTGGCATTATGTTACCTTATGCCATTGGCGAAATTATTCGCAGTGTGACGCGATCGCCTAACAACAGTCAGCAAATTTTTGATGTTATTCGTCAACCTCTGATACTGTTCACAGCGTTGAGTGTGGGTGAAGTAATCTTTGGACGTGCGGCTGGACTTTTGCAAACGATTCTGCATCCCATCCACCGCCAGCACATCGTCAGATCCTTATATGCTTATTTGCAACATCATTCCCATCGTTACTTAAGTAGTAGTTTTGCTGGGGCTTTAGCACATCGCATCGGGGAAACTTCTCTGGGTGTTACCCAAACGATGCAAATGTTAATTACAGAATTTATGTCTGTGATTGTCGGGTATATTGTCGCCACAATCTTACTGTATCGCGCCTATCCTCCCTTAGCGGCGTTTGTTGGGATATGGGCAGTTTTGTTTATTACTATTTCCTTTTGGTTAGCGACTCGCTGTCGAATTTATTCTCGCAAAGCCGCCGCCGCCAGAAGTGAAACTACAGGCATTATTGTAGATGCAGTCACAAATCTCAGTAGTACTCGGCTGTTTGCGCGTTTGGGTTTTGAACGACGCTATTTAAATGAACAATTAAAGGGCGAACTCAAACAGGTAAGAAAATCTAACTGGTATTCTGAGCGAATTCGCTGGTTTCAGTTTATTTCAGCAGCGATTCTGAAAATTGGCACGCTGTATTATTCTCTCACCCTCTGGAGTCAAGGTGCGATCGCTGCGGCTGACTTTGTTGTCGCTACTAGTTTGTCATTGTTAATCATCAGTGAAGCACGTAATTTAAGCCGTCGCTTTCTGGAATTTTTTGAACATATCGGGAATATTGCCAATGGTGTGATGACAATTGTGCAACCCCATGAGTTGATTGATCGAGAACAAGCGATCGCTTGTTCCATCACCCAAGGTAAAATTGAGTTTCGCCAAGTTAATTTCAGCTACACAGAAGATAAGAAAGTATTCGATAATCTTTCCATCACTATTCAACCAGGTGAACGTGTCGGTTTGGTAGGTTTTTCTGGTTCTGGTAAATCTACCTTCGTGAATTTGATTTTGCGTTTATTCGATCCCCAGTCAGGACAAATTCTGATTGATGGGGTTGATATCCGTGATATGACGCAGGATGCTTTACACGGGCAAATCAGCTTGATTCCCCAAGATCCATCGCTGTTCCACCGCACATTGATAGAAAATATTCGTTATGGGCGATTGGATGCCAGTGATGAGGAAGTAGTTGAGGCTGCACGTAAAGCTTACGCCCACGATTTTATTAGCCAAATCAAGGAAGGCTACAATTCTTTGGTGGGTGAACGGGGTGTAAAATTATCGGGAGGACAAAGACAACGAATTGCGATCGCACGAGTCATCCTCAAAGATGCACCAATCCTAATTTTAGATGAAGCCACTTCCAGCCTTGATTCCATTACCGAAAAAGCCATTCAGGATACTCTAGACTTAGCAATGAATGGCAAAACCGTTATAGTCGTTGCTCATAGGCTGTCTACAATTGCCCACCTCGATCGCATTTTAGTCTTTGACCACGGTCGAATTGTCGAAGATGGTAGCCACGCCAAACTTTTAGCACGCGGCGGTGCTTACTATAGGTTATGGAAAATGCAAGCTGGTGGATTTCTCCCCGTAGAAGCGAACAACAAGAACCCATCAGATTTGCAAATTAAATCCTTGTGA
- a CDS encoding DUF1818 family protein, which translates to MERLMKSGVGWRIGWNPNAPEFKGLVGTDDWAIELTEAELNEFCRLLAQLAETMKQLAAELMDEEKIACEAESDLLWMEVEGYPHEYNLRFILNTGRCAEGKWNASAIPGLLQAAGMLQVF; encoded by the coding sequence ATGGAACGTCTGATGAAAAGCGGTGTAGGTTGGCGTATTGGCTGGAACCCTAATGCACCTGAATTTAAAGGATTAGTGGGTACAGATGATTGGGCGATTGAGTTAACCGAGGCTGAGTTAAATGAATTTTGCCGTTTGTTAGCACAGTTAGCAGAAACCATGAAACAACTCGCAGCAGAATTAATGGATGAAGAAAAAATTGCTTGTGAGGCCGAAAGCGATTTATTATGGATGGAAGTGGAAGGTTATCCCCATGAATACAATCTGCGCTTTATCCTAAATACAGGACGCTGTGCAGAAGGTAAATGGAATGCCTCTGCTATACCTGGTCTGTTGCAAGCTGCTGGGATGTTGCAAGTTTTTTAA
- a CDS encoding DNA-directed RNA polymerase subunit omega translates to MLKRSKFETTQSQIMHRAEDLISAASNRYRITVQVANRAKRRRYEDFESSEDILMKPVLRAIIEMSDELTQPEIIGEM, encoded by the coding sequence ATGCTCAAGCGTTCCAAGTTCGAGACAACCCAATCTCAGATTATGCACCGCGCCGAGGATTTAATTAGTGCAGCCTCGAATCGCTACCGCATCACGGTTCAGGTGGCAAATCGTGCCAAGCGTCGGCGTTATGAAGATTTTGAAAGCTCTGAAGATATTCTGATGAAACCTGTTTTACGGGCAATCATCGAAATGTCTGATGAACTAACTCAGCCAGAAATTATCGGTGAAATGTAA
- a CDS encoding fasciclin domain-containing protein — translation MANIWETAVKAGNFNTLVKAAEAAKIIHTLQSSDFFTLFAPTDEAFAKLPKGTLEELLQDTAKLRKIVAYHVTYGDVRSDDLVQIAEAETLEGSVLAIESTNGDITVNDAHILQTDILADNGVIHVIDAVLIPAMVAGH, via the coding sequence ATGGCTAACATTTGGGAAACTGCTGTCAAAGCAGGCAATTTTAACACTTTAGTAAAAGCGGCTGAGGCTGCAAAAATTATACACACTCTGCAAAGTTCTGATTTTTTTACACTGTTTGCACCCACAGATGAAGCTTTTGCCAAGCTACCAAAGGGAACTTTAGAAGAACTACTGCAAGATACTGCCAAACTGAGGAAAATTGTCGCCTATCATGTCACTTATGGCGATGTGAGGTCAGATGACTTAGTACAAATCGCAGAAGCTGAAACCCTGGAAGGATCTGTGTTAGCAATTGAGTCTACTAACGGGGATATCACAGTGAATGATGCTCATATCCTGCAAACCGATATTTTGGCAGACAATGGTGTAATTCACGTTATTGATGCAGTTCTCATCCCGGCGATGGTGGCTGGACATTGA
- a CDS encoding endonuclease domain-containing protein — translation MIKNLNSSDFYLPYNPKLVERAKELRKNMTPAEKKLWCDYLRNFQFRVLRQRPIHHFIVDFYCPTLQVVIEIDGDSHFTDEAQDYDRERTRILEGYGLKIIRFTNSQVLNHFESVCEHIQGLIPPNPP, via the coding sequence ATGATAAAAAACCTTAACAGTAGCGATTTCTATTTACCTTACAATCCAAAGCTTGTAGAAAGAGCAAAAGAACTTCGCAAAAACATGACTCCAGCAGAAAAAAAGCTGTGGTGTGATTATTTAAGGAATTTTCAATTTCGGGTCTTAAGGCAACGACCAATTCATCATTTTATAGTTGATTTTTACTGTCCTACTTTACAAGTAGTAATTGAAATTGATGGGGATAGCCATTTTACAGATGAAGCTCAAGACTATGACAGAGAAAGAACAAGAATTTTAGAAGGGTATGGTTTAAAGATTATTAGGTTTACAAATAGTCAAGTTTTAAATCACTTTGAGAGCGTGTGTGAGCATATACAGGGTTTGATCCCCCCTAACCCCCCTTAA
- a CDS encoding HEAT repeat domain-containing protein, which produces MLTTPRHAQKLSLFFLFCFTLLLTFCLSLPWVSAKEQPKPKPEAWQINGIVAALDDGHDQVKKLAFDQLAEYEEQDLKTILKKQAEIAQKASNILKDEKVNSDVRGSAAKALSKLGQVAITYIPDMAKIIKNEKEDPSVRSSAAEALGNLGQVGITYISDIAKIIKNEKEDSSVRSSTAEALGNLGQAGINYIPDLLNILKDEKEDPSVRGRVAVALTKFKPTTVNYIPDILNFLKEEKVSLYIRRWAATALGNLGQAGAKYIPDLLNILKDEKEDKIVRGGVASALGNLKQDSTNYIPDLANILEDEKIDKYVRGRVAAALGNLGQAAGNYIPDIVKILKDEQLPSDVREGAVEALGNLGQSVDNYVPDIADILKNEKLPFNLRSSAVEALGHLGQEAANYIPDILNFLQNERIPSYIRSDAAEALANLGQPAANYIPEILNFIKNEKVDPSVRGSVAVALGKIRKLELNQVLVILNNCYELGSSEYFNLRFLTYFLSGGDDKVKTLLQWLGSPQVIPEIRTHDEGVKILNLFLEVWNKGQGLERLRNDLAKQISEVAANKGVTWKLQDISLLQSHYNNLKQANSTHANAVQSAIDQLEVWRWFVRSRNTILTHAAFWLALIFAYPKFPQVQAIFFWNPWVRRILGVGYVGFLLTWVPFFRRKLFEPFKPSLLADAGLDNFQEQSYFPQSQVKVPSGDIFPVTAALPSIKGQVILQGDSGLGKSMFLRHLLTNSQRIVVYLPAQKCHKGVIEAIQDKLHGQAQDADFLKNLIYSGAIDICIDGLNEVTAETRAKICQFVESYFRGNIIMTTQPLEWTPPSTAKTYYLQPLEQTQIQEFLLSRQPRLPKDATVQGQDYEIACINYLQEVLSTQQPQEELNAARRILSNSMDLTVVALMLSQGKHPNLFRLQEQQYNLIAAEYLKEWNQEFPLKKFAAAVYEMRMQDKQALPADEFFQVVKSLEDEKYKMVVSRQWQDEKGEAKQEWYFRHDKIMDFFLVQNFLGNSDEAEVLLVDRMGDPRFRGVYFLLATLLPLDAAKELREKLIQYAADTKDNTVSNTFVQLLRTR; this is translated from the coding sequence ATGCTCACTACACCCCGCCACGCTCAGAAGCTTTCGCTGTTTTTCCTTTTCTGCTTCACCTTACTGTTAACTTTCTGCCTCTCCCTACCTTGGGTAAGTGCGAAAGAACAGCCCAAACCCAAGCCGGAAGCATGGCAAATTAACGGTATAGTCGCCGCCCTTGATGATGGACATGACCAAGTTAAGAAACTGGCTTTTGACCAATTAGCAGAATATGAGGAACAAGATTTAAAAACAATACTTAAGAAACAGGCGGAAATTGCCCAAAAAGCCTCTAATATTCTCAAGGATGAAAAAGTTAACTCAGATGTTCGTGGCAGTGCTGCAAAAGCATTAAGCAAGTTAGGACAGGTGGCAATTACCTACATCCCTGACATGGCCAAAATCATCAAAAATGAAAAAGAAGACCCTTCTGTTCGTAGTAGTGCCGCAGAGGCATTAGGTAACTTGGGGCAGGTAGGAATTACCTACATCTCTGACATTGCCAAAATCATCAAAAATGAAAAGGAAGATTCATCTGTTCGCAGTAGTACGGCAGAGGCATTGGGCAATCTGGGTCAGGCAGGAATTAACTACATCCCTGACCTCCTTAATATTCTTAAAGATGAAAAAGAAGACCCTTCTGTTCGTGGCCGTGTAGCAGTTGCATTAACCAAGTTTAAACCAACAACAGTTAACTACATTCCTGACATCCTCAATTTCCTCAAAGAGGAAAAAGTATCCCTATATATTCGTCGCTGGGCAGCAACAGCGTTAGGTAATCTAGGGCAGGCAGGAGCTAAATACATCCCTGACCTCCTTAATATTCTTAAAGATGAAAAAGAAGACAAAATTGTTCGTGGCGGAGTAGCATCAGCGTTAGGTAATTTGAAGCAGGATTCAACTAACTATATCCCCGACTTGGCTAACATCCTCGAAGATGAAAAGATAGACAAATATGTTCGTGGCAGAGTAGCAGCAGCATTAGGGAACCTAGGGCAAGCGGCAGGCAACTATATCCCTGACATTGTTAAAATCCTTAAAGATGAACAGCTTCCTTCAGATGTTCGTGAAGGTGCAGTAGAAGCATTGGGGAACCTGGGACAGTCTGTTGATAATTACGTTCCTGATATCGCTGACATTCTCAAAAATGAAAAGCTTCCCTTTAATTTACGTAGCAGTGCAGTAGAAGCATTAGGCCATTTAGGGCAGGAAGCGGCTAACTACATTCCTGACATCCTCAATTTCCTTCAGAATGAAAGGATACCTTCATATATTCGTAGCGATGCGGCAGAGGCATTAGCAAACCTGGGTCAACCAGCAGCTAATTACATCCCTGAGATCCTTAACTTCATCAAGAATGAAAAGGTAGACCCATCTGTTCGTGGCAGTGTAGCAGTTGCATTAGGAAAGATTAGAAAATTAGAGTTAAATCAGGTTCTCGTAATTTTAAATAATTGTTATGAACTTGGTTCTTCAGAATATTTCAATTTGCGTTTTTTAACATATTTCCTGAGTGGTGGCGATGATAAAGTAAAAACTTTGCTGCAATGGCTTGGCTCTCCTCAAGTCATTCCTGAAATACGCACGCACGATGAAGGTGTTAAAATTCTCAACTTATTTCTGGAAGTTTGGAATAAAGGTCAAGGACTAGAACGTTTACGCAACGACTTAGCCAAACAAATTTCCGAAGTTGCCGCGAATAAAGGCGTGACTTGGAAATTACAAGATATTAGTTTACTGCAAAGTCATTACAACAACCTTAAACAAGCCAACTCCACTCATGCTAATGCAGTACAGTCAGCAATAGATCAGCTGGAAGTGTGGCGCTGGTTTGTCCGCAGCAGAAACACCATCCTCACTCACGCCGCCTTCTGGCTGGCCCTGATCTTTGCCTACCCCAAATTCCCCCAAGTCCAAGCCATCTTCTTCTGGAACCCGTGGGTACGCCGCATCTTAGGCGTGGGTTACGTCGGCTTTCTCCTCACCTGGGTTCCCTTTTTCCGCCGCAAATTATTTGAACCCTTCAAACCTTCCCTCCTCGCCGATGCCGGGTTAGATAACTTTCAAGAGCAATCATACTTCCCCCAGTCTCAAGTCAAAGTTCCTTCCGGCGACATCTTCCCTGTTACCGCCGCCCTTCCCAGCATCAAAGGGCAAGTTATCTTACAAGGTGATTCCGGCTTAGGCAAGTCGATGTTTCTCCGCCATTTGTTAACAAACTCCCAGCGCATCGTTGTTTATCTCCCCGCCCAAAAATGTCATAAAGGTGTAATCGAAGCCATTCAAGACAAGCTGCACGGGCAAGCCCAAGATGCGGACTTCCTGAAAAACTTGATTTACAGTGGTGCAATTGACATCTGCATTGACGGACTCAACGAAGTTACCGCCGAAACACGGGCGAAAATCTGCCAGTTTGTCGAAAGCTATTTCCGGGGCAACATTATTATGACTACCCAGCCCCTAGAGTGGACACCACCCTCAACCGCCAAAACCTATTACTTACAACCCCTGGAACAAACCCAAATTCAAGAGTTTTTGCTTTCCCGTCAGCCGCGACTCCCCAAAGATGCCACAGTCCAAGGTCAAGATTACGAAATAGCCTGCATTAATTACCTACAAGAAGTCCTCAGCACCCAGCAACCCCAAGAAGAATTAAACGCCGCCCGCCGCATTCTCTCCAACTCAATGGATTTAACTGTAGTGGCGTTGATGTTATCCCAAGGCAAACATCCCAACTTATTCCGCCTGCAAGAACAGCAATACAACCTAATAGCAGCAGAATACCTGAAGGAATGGAATCAAGAATTTCCTTTGAAGAAATTCGCCGCCGCCGTCTACGAAATGCGGATGCAAGATAAACAAGCCTTACCCGCCGATGAATTTTTCCAAGTTGTGAAATCTTTAGAAGACGAGAAATATAAAATGGTCGTCAGCCGTCAATGGCAAGATGAAAAAGGGGAAGCCAAGCAAGAATGGTACTTCCGCCACGATAAAATCATGGACTTTTTCTTAGTGCAGAATTTCCTGGGCAACAGCGATGAAGCGGAAGTACTGTTAGTAGATAGAATGGGCGATCCCCGTTTTCGTGGGGTGTACTTCTTGTTAGCCACCTTACTCCCGTTAGATGCAGCGAAGGAACTGCGGGAGAAGTTGATTCAATACGCGGCGGATACTAAGGATAATACGGTGAGTAATACTTTCGTGCAGTTGTTACGGACTCGATAA